The Mercurialis annua linkage group LG8, ddMerAnnu1.2, whole genome shotgun sequence genome window below encodes:
- the LOC126661777 gene encoding uncharacterized protein LOC126661777, with product MEETKKETREGTTETDEKMKTTVTKNAQEIKRMEKKNPTNKHPKHPENEQNQDDSRSGLNSKREERREKEKEDAPPRSKRQDKDAGKEQPKKKHQEGENESSKSPQKSKATYVVEEDLEEKISKALKKLKSEELDIYDLRLKVSPLLPEIMEKTIPYNMKLPVLPTFN from the coding sequence ATGGAGGAAACGAAGAAAGAAACGAGGGAAGGAACGACAGAAACCGACGAGAAAATGAAAACAACAGTGACGAAGAATGCCCAGGAAATCAAGagaatggaaaagaaaaatccAACGAACAAACACCCGAAACACCCAGAAAATGAGCAAAATCAAGATGACTCCCGAAGCGGGTTAAACTCAAAAAGAGAAGAAcgaagagagaaagaaaaagaagatgccCCACCAAGAAGCAAACGACAAGACAAAGACGCTGGGAAAGAACAGCCAAAGAAGAAACACCAAGAAGGGGAAAACGAGTCCTCAAAATCGCCCCAAAAgagcaaagccacatatgtaGTCGAAGAAGATCTGGAAGAAAAGATATCCAAGGCACTCAAGAAATTGAAGTCAGAAGAACTGGATATATACGATCTCAGGCTGAAGGTATCACCCCTTTTGCCCGAAATCATGGAGAAAACAATTCCATATAACATGAAGCTACCAGTCTTGCCAACGTTTAACTGA